One Candidatus Nealsonbacteria bacterium CG07_land_8_20_14_0_80_39_13 genomic region harbors:
- a CDS encoding elongation factor P, with product MLTYFDLRRGVRFILDGQPYEVLDSLQIKVAQRRSVMRIKAKNLISGQVIEKTLQQSDRFEEAEIDKIDLKFLYSHKGNYCFCRLENPSERFNFVESQIGESAKFLKANQVSQGIIFDEKIINIILPIKVELKVAEAPPGVKGDRAFSGNKMVTLETGANINVPLFIQADDIIEVNTETGEYTRRV from the coding sequence ATGTTAACTTATTTTGACCTTCGTAGAGGAGTAAGATTTATTTTAGACGGACAGCCGTATGAGGTTTTGGATTCTCTGCAGATTAAAGTTGCTCAAAGAAGATCTGTAATGAGGATTAAGGCAAAGAATTTAATATCAGGTCAAGTCATAGAGAAAACTCTTCAGCAGTCGGATAGGTTTGAAGAAGCGGAAATTGATAAAATTGACCTGAAGTTTCTGTACTCTCATAAGGGGAATTATTGTTTCTGCCGGCTGGAAAATCCGTCGGAAAGGTTTAATTTCGTTGAATCTCAAATCGGCGAAAGTGCTAAATTTTTAAAGGCCAATCAAGTTTCGCAGGGCATTATTTTTGACGAAAAAATCATAAACATCATCCTGCCGATAAAAGTGGAATTAAAAGTTGCTGAAGCTCCGCCCGGCGTTAAAGGCGACCGCGCTTTTTCCGGGAACAAGATGGTTACTTTGGAAACCGGAGCGAATATAAATGTCCCCCTTTTCATTCAAGCGGATGACATAATTGAGGTTAACACCGAAACCGGCGAGTACACCCGCCGAGTCTAA
- a CDS encoding phosphohydrolase: MITIDEIKKNPLVMEFLQQSKSSLEAQGYTEHGLKHAQIVADRARMIAEKIRLTKEEQKLSEIAGFCHDIGNFLSRSYHHYLGALIFQQIFSQNFTPEELSSIMQAISSHDKSESEFSNNVAAVLVLADKSDVRVSRVLNKNAENLKKDIHDRVNYATKSSEIKVDEKKKRITLVLEIDTNLDPIIEYFEIFTERMVVCRKAAQYLDYKFGLIINDFKLL; the protein is encoded by the coding sequence ATGATTACGATAGATGAAATCAAAAAAAATCCTCTTGTTATGGAATTCTTGCAGCAATCCAAGTCTTCTTTAGAGGCGCAAGGATATACGGAGCACGGTTTAAAGCACGCTCAAATAGTGGCAGACAGAGCAAGAATGATAGCTGAAAAAATCAGGCTGACCAAAGAAGAGCAGAAACTGTCGGAAATCGCCGGATTTTGCCATGATATCGGCAATTTCTTAAGCAGGAGTTACCATCATTATTTAGGCGCCTTGATTTTCCAGCAAATTTTCAGCCAAAATTTTACGCCGGAAGAATTATCTTCAATTATGCAGGCGATTTCCTCGCATGACAAAAGCGAATCGGAATTCTCCAATAACGTGGCCGCCGTTCTTGTCTTGGCTGACAAATCAGATGTCCGGGTATCAAGAGTTCTGAATAAAAATGCAGAAAATCTCAAGAAAGACATCCATGATCGGGTAAATTACGCCACTAAATCAAGCGAGATAAAAGTTGACGAAAAAAAGAAAAGAATAACCTTGGTTCTGGAAATTGACACAAATCTTGACCCGATCATAGAATATTTTGAGATCTTCACCGAGAGAATGGTTGTCTGCCGCAAAGCAGCCCAATATCTGGATTACAAATTCGGCCTCATTATAAACGACTTCAAACTCCTCTAA
- a CDS encoding MBL fold metallo-hydrolase, giving the protein MEVRCLTVGQLLTNCYLLKSKEEIAIIDPGAEAEKILFEVGKMKGKLKYIINTHFHFDHIDADQEIKKITGAQILIHEAEKEFINFKPDKFLKDADEIKIGEDILKVLHTPGHTAGSICLLGKGAIFTGDLLFKDGYGRTDLPGGSQEAIEKSLEKILAIGRPASGWRKIKKPGTLVYPGHGPSFTA; this is encoded by the coding sequence ATGGAGGTCAGATGTTTAACGGTGGGGCAATTGCTTACCAATTGCTATCTGCTGAAATCAAAAGAAGAAATAGCAATTATTGATCCCGGCGCTGAAGCCGAGAAGATTTTGTTTGAAGTCGGGAAAATGAAAGGAAAATTGAAGTACATCATTAATACTCATTTCCACTTTGACCACATTGACGCCGATCAGGAAATCAAAAAAATAACCGGCGCCCAAATTTTAATCCACGAAGCGGAAAAAGAATTCATTAATTTTAAGCCTGATAAATTCCTGAAAGACGCTGATGAAATAAAAATAGGGGAGGATATTCTAAAAGTTTTGCATACTCCCGGCCATACAGCCGGAAGCATCTGTCTCTTAGGAAAAGGAGCTATTTTTACCGGCGACCTCTTATTTAAAGACGGCTATGGCAGAACAGATTTGCCCGGCGGCTCGCAAGAAGCAATTGAAAAATCTCTGGAAAAAATCTTGGCCATAGGCCGACCAGCCTCTGGCTGGAGAAAAATTAAAAAACCGGGAACGTTGGTTTATCCCGGCCACGGACCCAGCTTTACAGCTTAG
- a CDS encoding PadR family transcriptional regulator — protein MMLPLEHLQKSNTKENLWLYILTLLRQSPIHAWNLQSLIEENFGFKPGRITPYRVLYRLEIEGLVKSEEKEKKRIYHITGKGEKELEAGILFYQALLKKLK, from the coding sequence ATTATGTTGCCGTTAGAGCATCTCCAAAAATCAAATACCAAGGAAAATCTTTGGCTTTATATCCTTACTCTTCTTCGCCAATCCCCTATTCATGCCTGGAATCTTCAATCTCTGATTGAGGAAAATTTTGGCTTTAAGCCGGGAAGAATTACGCCTTACCGAGTGCTTTACCGTTTGGAAATTGAAGGATTGGTGAAAAGCGAAGAAAAAGAGAAGAAAAGGATTTATCATATTACCGGAAAGGGCGAAAAAGAGCTGGAAGCAGGCATTCTTTTTTATCAAGCTCTTTTAAAAAAACTTAAATGA